A genomic segment from Amycolatopsis camponoti encodes:
- a CDS encoding beta-galactosidase, translated as MRASFRALLVALLALVGVVVPQATAAPVRAGHTVTYDGYSFLVDGNRTYLWSGEFHSYRLPSPDLWLDIFQKMKAAGFNSTSLYFDWGYHSPRPGVYDFTGVRDLDKLLDVAQQAGLYVIARPGPYINAEVDGGGFPTWLSTTPGHTRSADPVYLKYSDEWQTQIDRIIARHQLTNGTGSVLAYQVENEYYNGNADGRAYMKHLEDKARADGITVPLVGNNNGTFNAGEAALDVDAADSYPQGFDCSNPTRWNGVPDISYDHVPGKPLITAEFQGGAFDPWGGPGYEKCAQLINDQFANVFYKQNIAVGATGQSFYMLHGGTSWGWSAIPQNYTSYDYGAAITEGRQFDPKYNEDKLIGYFTQSVAPLTKTDGLASAPLTDPALTDTARINPDTRTQFHTLRHTDSTSTATNTTSLALDLAAHAGYTYDDRAAEVGYTGTWSHVGPEVNYTGGDYQHTESFSEVTGDDVSIPFTGTGIRWVTSKDPSHGIADVYLDDAKVSTVDLYATSKQNQVTGYEVRGLPAGAHTLKIVVTGQKNTNATGPFVVVDAVDLLSGSSDYYPVVPQQPGTGITLNGRQSKIVVAGYDLGQTRMQYSTSEVMTNAAIGGRDVAVLYGDKGGPGETVLRFAKQPSVQVLGGSATSTWDAARGDLRLNYTHDGLARVLVTAPGQRPLLLLLADKATAATFWRQDTAAGPVLVRGTHLVRTAADDHGTLALTGDIGTDGAFEVFSAAKSLSWKGSRVATQPTSSGSLTATAPTAKAVTLPALSGWKHQQESPESQPGFDDSAWPVADKDTSNSSTALGTKPVLFADDYGFHTGNTWYRGRFASDGKQTGITLSSQSGGPAGAFSAWLNGVFLGSSTDPQHTFGFPAGSVRPGDNEISVLTVNMGHEEDYGANNGNKAARGLTSARLTGSPLTSVTWRLQGVRGGETGLDPVRGPLNTGGLYGERAGWSLPGFPDGRWTSTTLPAKDTTPGVSWYRTTADLDLPRGQDTSLGLTITDDPARQYRALLFVNGWQLGQYVNYLGPQHSFPIPNGILNPNGHNTIAVAVWNLDGSTGGLGKIAWTNYGSYRSPLTARQNASPGYDPGRYAMPAAPTAAVSLTAPDTVTGGQRFTASATVRVPAGAPPAFDVKPVLTAPAGWTVGAASPPSVAKIDGGKSASFTWPVTAPSTVDTSALKVTVAYRQAGRPGSAADERIVGAVPPAPPAGQVAVSSLPFLTATNGWGPVERDTSNGEASAGDGKPMTIGGVAYAKGLGAHAASDVQLYLAGSCSRLTASVGVDGETGTGGSVSFSVSVDGATRVTTPVVRGGQAAVPIDVDVTGAQVLDLLVSDGGDGNGNDHADWALPTLTCATPPAG; from the coding sequence ATGCGTGCTTCGTTCCGGGCCTTGCTCGTCGCCCTGCTCGCCCTGGTCGGCGTGGTCGTCCCGCAGGCCACCGCGGCGCCGGTGCGGGCGGGACACACCGTCACCTACGACGGCTACTCATTCCTGGTCGACGGCAACCGGACCTATCTGTGGTCGGGGGAGTTCCACTCCTACCGCCTCCCGAGCCCCGACCTCTGGCTCGACATCTTCCAGAAGATGAAGGCCGCCGGGTTCAACTCGACGTCGCTCTACTTCGACTGGGGCTACCACTCGCCGCGTCCGGGCGTCTACGACTTCACCGGCGTCCGCGACCTCGACAAGCTCCTCGACGTGGCCCAGCAGGCCGGGCTCTACGTCATCGCGCGGCCCGGGCCGTACATCAACGCCGAGGTCGACGGCGGCGGCTTCCCGACCTGGCTGTCCACCACCCCCGGCCACACCCGCAGCGCCGACCCCGTCTACCTGAAGTACTCCGACGAGTGGCAGACGCAGATCGACCGGATCATCGCGCGTCACCAGCTGACGAACGGCACCGGCAGCGTGCTCGCCTACCAGGTCGAGAACGAGTACTACAACGGCAACGCCGACGGCCGCGCGTACATGAAGCACCTCGAGGACAAGGCCCGCGCCGACGGCATCACGGTTCCCTTGGTGGGCAACAACAACGGCACCTTCAACGCCGGTGAGGCCGCGCTCGACGTCGATGCCGCCGACTCCTACCCGCAGGGCTTCGACTGCTCCAACCCCACGCGCTGGAACGGCGTCCCCGACATCAGCTACGACCACGTGCCCGGCAAGCCGCTGATCACCGCCGAATTCCAAGGCGGCGCCTTCGACCCGTGGGGCGGCCCGGGCTACGAGAAGTGCGCGCAGCTGATCAACGACCAGTTCGCGAACGTCTTCTACAAGCAGAACATCGCGGTCGGCGCGACCGGCCAGAGCTTCTACATGCTGCACGGCGGCACGTCGTGGGGCTGGAGCGCGATCCCGCAGAACTACACGTCCTACGACTACGGCGCGGCGATCACCGAAGGCCGCCAGTTCGACCCGAAGTACAACGAGGACAAGCTGATCGGCTACTTCACGCAGTCGGTCGCCCCGCTGACCAAGACCGACGGGCTTGCCTCGGCGCCCCTGACCGACCCGGCGCTGACCGACACCGCCCGGATCAACCCGGACACCCGCACGCAGTTCCACACCCTGCGCCACACCGATTCGACGTCCACCGCCACGAACACCACGAGCCTCGCGCTCGACCTCGCCGCGCACGCCGGCTACACCTACGACGACCGCGCCGCCGAGGTCGGCTACACCGGCACCTGGAGCCACGTGGGGCCGGAGGTGAACTACACCGGCGGCGACTACCAGCACACCGAGTCGTTCTCGGAGGTCACTGGCGACGACGTCAGCATCCCCTTCACCGGGACCGGAATCCGCTGGGTGACCTCGAAGGACCCGAGCCACGGCATCGCCGACGTCTACCTCGACGACGCGAAGGTCAGTACCGTCGACCTCTACGCGACGAGCAAGCAGAACCAGGTCACCGGCTACGAGGTCCGCGGCCTGCCCGCCGGCGCGCACACGCTCAAGATCGTCGTCACCGGGCAGAAGAACACGAACGCGACCGGGCCGTTCGTCGTCGTGGACGCCGTCGACCTGCTGTCGGGCAGCAGCGACTACTACCCGGTCGTCCCGCAGCAGCCCGGCACCGGGATCACGCTGAACGGCCGTCAGTCGAAGATCGTCGTCGCCGGGTACGACCTCGGGCAGACCCGGATGCAGTATTCGACGTCGGAGGTCATGACGAACGCGGCCATCGGCGGCCGTGACGTCGCCGTCCTCTACGGAGACAAGGGCGGGCCGGGCGAAACCGTCTTGCGGTTCGCGAAGCAACCGTCCGTGCAGGTGCTCGGCGGCAGCGCGACGTCCACTTGGGACGCCGCTCGTGGCGACCTACGGCTGAACTACACCCACGACGGCCTGGCGCGCGTGCTCGTCACCGCACCCGGACAGCGGCCGCTGCTCCTCTTGCTCGCGGATAAGGCGACGGCGGCGACCTTCTGGCGCCAGGACACCGCGGCGGGCCCGGTGCTGGTCCGCGGAACGCACCTGGTGCGGACCGCGGCCGACGACCACGGGACCCTGGCCTTGACCGGTGATATCGGCACCGACGGTGCCTTCGAGGTCTTCAGCGCCGCGAAGTCGTTGTCGTGGAAAGGATCCCGGGTCGCGACCCAGCCGACGTCGAGTGGCAGCCTCACCGCCACCGCACCGACGGCCAAGGCCGTGACGCTGCCCGCGCTGAGCGGGTGGAAGCACCAGCAGGAGTCCCCGGAGAGCCAGCCCGGCTTCGACGACTCGGCGTGGCCGGTGGCCGACAAGGACACGTCGAACAGCTCGACGGCGCTCGGCACGAAACCGGTGCTCTTCGCCGACGACTACGGCTTCCACACCGGCAACACGTGGTACCGCGGCCGGTTCGCGAGCGACGGCAAGCAGACCGGGATCACGCTGTCGAGCCAGAGCGGCGGCCCGGCCGGCGCGTTCTCGGCGTGGCTCAACGGCGTCTTCCTCGGCAGCTCGACCGATCCGCAGCACACATTCGGCTTCCCGGCCGGTTCGGTGCGTCCGGGCGACAACGAGATTTCCGTGCTGACCGTGAACATGGGCCACGAAGAGGACTACGGCGCGAACAACGGGAACAAGGCCGCACGCGGGCTCACCTCCGCGCGGCTGACCGGGTCGCCGCTGACGTCGGTGACCTGGCGGCTGCAGGGCGTCCGCGGCGGCGAGACCGGCCTCGACCCGGTCCGTGGCCCGCTCAACACCGGCGGGCTGTACGGCGAGCGGGCGGGCTGGTCGCTGCCCGGCTTCCCCGACGGGCGCTGGACCTCGACGACGCTGCCGGCGAAGGACACCACGCCGGGCGTGTCCTGGTATCGCACCACCGCGGATCTCGACCTGCCGCGCGGTCAGGACACCTCGCTCGGCCTGACGATCACCGACGATCCGGCTCGCCAGTACCGGGCGCTGCTCTTCGTCAACGGCTGGCAGCTCGGCCAGTACGTCAACTACCTCGGGCCGCAGCACAGCTTCCCGATCCCGAACGGGATCCTGAACCCGAACGGCCACAACACCATCGCCGTCGCGGTGTGGAACCTCGACGGCAGCACGGGCGGCCTCGGCAAGATCGCGTGGACGAACTACGGCAGCTACCGCTCGCCGCTCACCGCCAGGCAGAACGCCTCGCCGGGCTACGACCCCGGGCGGTACGCGATGCCGGCGGCACCGACGGCGGCCGTGTCGCTGACCGCGCCGGACACCGTGACGGGCGGGCAGCGGTTCACCGCGTCGGCGACCGTGCGGGTGCCCGCGGGCGCGCCGCCGGCGTTCGACGTGAAGCCGGTGCTGACCGCGCCGGCCGGGTGGACGGTCGGGGCGGCCTCCCCGCCTTCGGTGGCCAAGATCGACGGCGGGAAGTCGGCGAGCTTCACCTGGCCCGTCACCGCGCCCTCCACAGTGGATACTTCCGCGCTGAAGGTGACGGTGGCTTACCGGCAGGCCGGACGGCCGGGATCGGCGGCGGACGAGCGGATCGTCGGCGCGGTGCCGCCCGCCCCACCGGCCGGGCAGGTGGCCGTCAGCTCGCTGCCGTTCCTGACGGCGACGAACGGCTGGGGCCCGGTCGAGCGCGACACGAGCAACGGCGAAGCGAGCGCGGGCGACGGCAAGCCGATGACCATCGGCGGGGTGGCGTACGCGAAGGGCCTGGGCGCCCACGCGGCGAGCGACGTCCAGCTCTACCTGGCGGGTTCGTGCAGCCGGCTGACGGCCTCGGTCGGGGTCGACGGCGAGACCGGCACCGGGGGGAGCGTGAGCTTCAGCGTCTCGGTGGACGGCGCGACCCGGGTGACGACGCCGGTGGTCAGGGGCGGCCAGGCGGCCGTGCCGATCGACGTCGACGTCACCGGGGCCCAGGTCCTGGACCTGCTGGTGTCCGACGGCGGCGACGGCAACGGCAACGACCACGCGGACTGGGCGCTGCCGACGCTGACCTGTGCTACGCCGCCTGCCGGGTGA
- a CDS encoding CU044_5270 family protein, which produces MPELDETLELLHRDARTAPADLSAARARLMAELDAGSTVVPLRPRRTRRFALPVAAAVAGVVAVTVVVVQTGSSGPTAGPAGPSPLASATPGPSRNPTANWPDIKLMSAVQVLNRAADLSVGAVDQPVGPGQFRYVGEHTWVGRGVQTGDATGYTYLWEQQIDLWIPADAHDVWQENRKILNTGKFLGGSQPRSQSPEPDITDTDQGQWQGRCGDFFPKSKPAKKCDDPADWDSPAFYATLPHDPAALYAKLRALTAGRGSTPSAMFHFGIEILRAGQMPAGLRAQWYRALAKIPGMTILAAETNLDGRTGVALGLDDRHEIRQLIIDPVTGQFVGERSIAGAEPDEQWIKPGTELGASAITTAVTGRIGEVPAK; this is translated from the coding sequence ATGCCTGAGCTCGACGAAACCCTCGAGCTGCTCCACCGCGACGCCCGCACGGCACCCGCCGACCTGTCCGCGGCCCGCGCGAGGCTGATGGCCGAACTGGACGCCGGATCGACCGTCGTCCCGCTGCGGCCGAGGCGGACCCGCCGGTTCGCCCTGCCGGTCGCCGCCGCCGTGGCCGGGGTGGTCGCGGTGACGGTCGTCGTCGTCCAGACCGGTTCGTCCGGGCCCACCGCCGGGCCCGCCGGCCCGTCCCCCCTCGCGAGCGCGACCCCGGGCCCGAGCCGGAACCCGACCGCGAACTGGCCCGACATCAAGCTGATGTCGGCGGTGCAGGTGCTGAACCGGGCGGCCGACCTCAGCGTCGGCGCGGTCGACCAGCCCGTCGGTCCCGGGCAGTTCCGGTACGTCGGCGAGCACACGTGGGTCGGGCGCGGCGTCCAGACCGGGGACGCGACCGGCTACACGTACCTGTGGGAGCAGCAGATCGACCTCTGGATCCCCGCCGACGCGCACGACGTCTGGCAGGAGAACCGCAAGATCCTGAACACCGGGAAGTTCCTCGGCGGTTCGCAGCCGCGGTCCCAGTCGCCGGAGCCGGACATCACGGACACCGACCAGGGGCAGTGGCAGGGCCGCTGCGGCGACTTCTTCCCGAAGTCGAAGCCGGCGAAGAAGTGCGACGACCCGGCGGACTGGGACAGCCCGGCGTTCTACGCGACGCTGCCGCACGACCCGGCCGCGCTGTACGCGAAGCTGCGGGCGCTGACGGCGGGCCGCGGCTCGACGCCCAGCGCGATGTTCCACTTCGGCATCGAGATCCTGCGCGCCGGGCAGATGCCGGCCGGCCTGCGGGCGCAGTGGTACCGGGCGCTGGCGAAGATCCCGGGCATGACGATCCTGGCCGCGGAGACGAACCTCGACGGCCGCACGGGCGTCGCCCTCGGCCTCGACGACCGCCACGAGATCCGCCAGCTGATCATCGACCCGGTGACGGGCCAGTTCGTCGGCGAGCGCTCGATCGCGGGCGCGGAGCCGGACGAGCAGTGGATCAAGCCGGGCACGGAGCTCGGCGCGAGCGCGATCACGACCGCGGTCACCGGTCGTATCGGCGAGGTTCCGGCCAAGTAG
- a CDS encoding RNA polymerase sigma factor: protein MTRIVERLDRPDLAARDPKEVFSRLFDEYAHPLRGYLAGRVGAHTADDLVAETFVVALRRRASYDPEKAPIRGWLYGIATNLLRNHVRHEVRGFQLTARAGAEERPEENHDTAVAGRVDAAARLRLLAGALAALSEEDRDVLLLTSWAGLEPAEVAEALGVPASTVRSRLHRVRHRLQAQLVPTEENPHA, encoded by the coding sequence GTGACCAGAATCGTGGAACGGCTCGACCGGCCCGACCTCGCCGCGCGGGATCCGAAAGAGGTCTTCTCGCGGCTCTTCGACGAGTACGCCCATCCCCTGCGCGGATACCTCGCGGGCCGGGTGGGCGCGCACACCGCCGACGACCTCGTGGCGGAGACGTTCGTCGTCGCGCTGCGCAGACGCGCCAGCTACGACCCCGAGAAGGCCCCGATCCGCGGCTGGCTCTACGGGATCGCGACCAACCTGCTGCGCAACCACGTGCGGCACGAGGTGCGCGGGTTCCAGCTGACGGCGCGGGCCGGCGCCGAAGAGCGCCCGGAAGAGAACCACGACACCGCGGTGGCCGGCCGGGTCGACGCAGCCGCACGCCTGCGCCTCCTCGCCGGCGCGCTCGCCGCGCTGTCCGAAGAGGATCGGGACGTCCTGCTGCTCACGTCCTGGGCCGGGCTCGAACCCGCCGAAGTCGCCGAAGCGCTCGGCGTGCCCGCCAGCACGGTCCGCTCGCGCCTGCACCGCGTCCGCCACCGCCTCCAGGCCCAGCTCGTCCCCACCGAGGAGAACCCCCATGCCTGA
- a CDS encoding cellulose binding domain-containing protein encodes MSPRSRAVFLGAATVSAALALTGAVTTAQAAAANLSAGFARTSVWTGGYGGEYTIANRGDAPSTGWTVEFDLPTGTAVSSSWSSVKTQTGQHYKFANAGFNGTVKPGATAKFGFNVTGSGLPSGCTVDGLPCAGGGPVTTRPTTTTTTPPPTTTTTPPPAGDTVNVSTAAQLQAALANATPGQAIKLAAGTYRGSFVTTEAGTAAKPITLSGPANAVLINDGPSGDAPDCPAPTAGWDSGYGLWLSGAPYWNLTGFTVQESKKGIVVDNSPHTTIDGVNVNHVDEEAIHFRRSSADSVLKNSTITYTGLVQPGYGEGVYLGSANSNWACHGNSGGVDRGDRIQVLDNHIGPFIAAEPIDVKEGTFNGLIRGNTFDGRGISGENSADSWIDVKGIGYTIENNTGTFSSPGVFANGYENHNTSTSPSFDNGCGNVWRGNKSDLGGVGAYAIKISSVSKCAANPNVVYASNTVTNATSGLTNIPVTP; translated from the coding sequence GTGTCCCCACGAAGTCGTGCCGTTTTCCTCGGCGCCGCCACCGTTTCCGCCGCACTCGCGCTGACCGGTGCGGTGACCACCGCGCAAGCCGCCGCGGCGAACCTGTCCGCCGGTTTCGCCCGGACGTCGGTCTGGACCGGCGGCTACGGCGGCGAGTACACGATCGCCAACCGCGGCGACGCCCCCTCCACCGGCTGGACCGTCGAGTTCGACCTGCCCACCGGCACGGCGGTGAGCAGCTCGTGGAGTTCGGTCAAGACGCAGACCGGGCAGCACTACAAGTTCGCCAACGCCGGCTTCAACGGCACGGTCAAGCCCGGCGCCACCGCGAAGTTCGGCTTCAACGTCACGGGTTCCGGACTGCCCTCCGGCTGCACGGTGGACGGCCTCCCCTGTGCGGGCGGCGGCCCGGTCACCACGAGACCTACGACGACCACCACGACTCCGCCACCGACGACCACCACCACGCCACCGCCCGCCGGGGACACCGTGAACGTCTCGACGGCCGCCCAGCTGCAGGCCGCACTGGCGAACGCGACACCCGGTCAGGCGATCAAGCTCGCGGCCGGCACCTACCGCGGCTCGTTCGTCACGACCGAGGCCGGCACCGCCGCGAAGCCGATCACGCTGTCGGGCCCGGCGAACGCCGTCCTGATCAACGACGGCCCGTCGGGTGACGCCCCCGATTGTCCGGCGCCGACGGCGGGCTGGGACTCCGGCTACGGTCTGTGGCTCTCCGGCGCGCCGTACTGGAACCTGACAGGCTTCACCGTGCAGGAGTCCAAGAAGGGCATCGTCGTGGACAACTCGCCGCACACGACGATCGACGGCGTGAACGTCAACCACGTCGACGAGGAAGCGATCCACTTCCGCCGCTCGTCGGCCGACAGCGTGCTGAAGAACTCGACGATCACCTACACCGGGCTGGTGCAGCCCGGCTACGGCGAAGGCGTCTACCTCGGCTCGGCCAACTCGAACTGGGCCTGCCACGGCAACTCCGGCGGCGTCGACCGCGGTGACCGGATCCAGGTGCTGGACAACCACATCGGCCCGTTCATCGCGGCCGAGCCCATCGACGTCAAGGAAGGCACGTTCAACGGGCTGATCCGCGGCAACACCTTCGACGGCCGCGGCATCTCCGGCGAGAACTCGGCGGACTCCTGGATCGACGTCAAGGGCATCGGCTACACGATCGAGAACAACACGGGCACGTTCTCCTCGCCGGGGGTGTTCGCCAACGGGTACGAGAACCACAACACGAGCACGTCCCCGTCGTTCGACAACGGCTGCGGCAACGTGTGGCGCGGCAACAAGTCCGACCTCGGCGGCGTCGGCGCCTACGCCATCAAGATCAGCTCGGTGTCGAAGTGCGCGGCCAACCCGAACGTGGTGTACGCGTCCAACACGGTCACGAACGCGACGTCGGGACTGACGAACATCCCGGTCACGCCCTAG
- a CDS encoding LysE/ArgO family amino acid transporter: MPSAEVDHPSAVTGALLAGLLAGYGIAIPVGAVATYLVALTARTSLRTGLAAALGVATADGGYALVAVLGGAAIAGLVTPVAGPLRLVSAGILVVLAVRGAVLALRTHRDAAARPVTPLTPGRAYVSLLGITLVNPTTVVYFTALVVGDRAGTAVSVPEQVVFVLAAFAASASWQALLAGGGALLGRVLTGPRGRLVTALVSSAVITALAVRLVLA, translated from the coding sequence GTGCCGTCCGCGGAGGTCGATCACCCCAGCGCCGTGACCGGCGCGCTGCTCGCCGGCCTGTTGGCCGGCTACGGCATCGCGATCCCGGTCGGTGCCGTCGCGACCTACCTCGTCGCGCTCACCGCCCGCACATCGCTGCGGACCGGCCTGGCCGCCGCTCTCGGCGTCGCCACGGCCGACGGCGGGTACGCGCTGGTGGCGGTGCTCGGCGGGGCCGCGATCGCGGGCCTCGTCACGCCGGTCGCCGGGCCGTTGCGGCTGGTCTCGGCCGGGATCCTGGTCGTACTGGCCGTCCGGGGCGCCGTCCTGGCCCTGCGGACCCACCGCGACGCCGCCGCCCGGCCCGTGACGCCGCTCACGCCCGGCCGCGCCTACGTCAGCCTGCTCGGCATCACGCTGGTGAACCCGACGACGGTCGTCTACTTCACCGCCCTGGTCGTCGGCGACCGCGCCGGCACCGCGGTGTCCGTGCCCGAGCAGGTCGTGTTCGTGCTCGCCGCGTTCGCCGCCTCGGCGAGCTGGCAAGCGCTGCTGGCCGGCGGCGGAGCCCTGCTCGGGCGGGTGCTCACCGGACCGCGCGGCCGCCTGGTGACGGCACTGGTGTCGAGCGCGGTGATCACCGCCCTGGCCGTCCGACTTGTCCTCGCCTAG
- a CDS encoding SDR family NAD(P)-dependent oxidoreductase, translated as MRVDLSGKTALVTGSTGGIGSAIAAGLAAAGARVAINGRSDTGVAKAIARLREDVPDADLVAAPGDVSEEAGAAQVVEAVPDADILVNNLGIFGAQEPLDITDADWRRYFEVNVLAAVRLTRAYLPGMTGRGWGRIQYIASDSAIVIPAEMIHYGVSKTALLGVSRGFAKHAAGTGVTVNAVIAGPTHTAGVEDFVYELVDKDLPWDEAQREFMQKHRPQSLLQRLIEPEEIANLVVYLSSTFASATTGAAVRVDGGYVDSIVP; from the coding sequence ATGCGGGTCGACCTGAGCGGGAAGACGGCCCTGGTCACGGGGTCCACCGGGGGCATCGGCTCGGCGATCGCGGCGGGACTCGCCGCGGCCGGCGCGCGGGTCGCGATCAACGGCCGCAGCGACACCGGCGTCGCCAAGGCGATCGCGCGCTTGAGGGAGGACGTGCCGGACGCCGACCTGGTGGCGGCCCCGGGCGACGTCTCGGAGGAGGCCGGCGCGGCGCAGGTCGTCGAGGCGGTGCCCGACGCCGACATCCTCGTCAACAACCTCGGCATCTTCGGCGCCCAGGAGCCCCTCGACATCACCGACGCCGACTGGCGGCGCTACTTCGAGGTCAACGTCCTGGCGGCGGTGCGGCTCACCCGCGCCTACCTGCCCGGCATGACCGGGCGCGGCTGGGGCCGGATCCAGTACATCGCCAGCGACTCCGCGATCGTGATCCCGGCCGAGATGATCCACTACGGGGTGTCGAAGACGGCGCTGCTCGGGGTCTCGCGCGGCTTCGCCAAGCACGCGGCGGGCACCGGCGTCACGGTCAACGCCGTGATCGCGGGCCCGACGCACACCGCCGGCGTCGAAGACTTCGTCTACGAGCTGGTCGACAAGGACCTGCCGTGGGACGAGGCCCAGCGCGAGTTCATGCAGAAGCACCGGCCGCAGTCGTTGCTGCAGCGCCTGATCGAGCCCGAGGAGATCGCGAACCTGGTGGTCTACCTGAGTTCGACGTTCGCCTCGGCGACGACGGGCGCGGCCGTGCGCGTCGACGGCGGGTACGTCGACTCGATCGTTCCCTGA
- a CDS encoding DUF6008 family protein — MTMPMGAMSGWDVAGATLLVLWALAMWAAVGVLAYANRGPVRPWVYRGSVAVIGVGVLGQLGHVQEHIAQVGYWLGHPNSPAWMTPWGTGLANGLQVLLPSRKTFGMELLHLTGNFIFLAGLAGVMVITRRALGTRARRWAKMGVWMQGLHGLEHLVLTLSIAFGAPRAIGLSTFFGLVDPGIGLTTYRVWWHFVANVIGSIIFGLALYHLWRERREVRATFFVRPVPELTRQAA, encoded by the coding sequence ATGACGATGCCGATGGGGGCGATGTCCGGCTGGGACGTCGCGGGCGCGACACTGCTGGTGCTCTGGGCGCTGGCCATGTGGGCGGCGGTCGGGGTGCTGGCGTACGCGAACCGGGGGCCGGTGCGGCCGTGGGTGTACCGCGGCTCGGTCGCGGTGATCGGCGTCGGCGTGCTCGGGCAGCTCGGGCACGTCCAGGAGCACATCGCGCAGGTCGGCTACTGGCTCGGGCACCCGAACTCTCCCGCGTGGATGACGCCGTGGGGCACCGGCCTCGCGAACGGCCTGCAGGTGCTCCTGCCCAGCCGCAAGACGTTCGGGATGGAGTTGCTGCACCTCACCGGCAACTTCATCTTCCTCGCCGGGCTCGCCGGGGTCATGGTGATCACGCGGCGTGCACTCGGCACGCGCGCCCGCCGCTGGGCGAAGATGGGCGTCTGGATGCAGGGGCTGCACGGGCTCGAACACCTGGTCCTGACGCTGTCGATCGCGTTCGGCGCGCCCCGGGCGATCGGGCTGTCGACGTTCTTCGGGCTCGTCGACCCGGGCATCGGGCTGACGACCTACCGCGTGTGGTGGCACTTCGTCGCGAACGTGATCGGCTCGATCATCTTCGGCCTGGCGCTGTACCACCTGTGGCGCGAACGCCGGGAGGTCCGGGCGACGTTCTTCGTCCGGCCCGTCCCGGAGCTCACCCGGCAGGCGGCGTAG
- a CDS encoding LacI family DNA-binding transcriptional regulator, producing the protein MVDRAKPGEQARTAAPGPRQPSLADVAGMAGVSHMTVSRVVNESGPVRPETRERVLAAVHKLGYRPNTAARTLVTGRSGTLGVVALESNLYGPASTLYGIENAAREAGYGVAICSVTRPGRTSIGDAVESLRRQAVEGIVVIAPHVTAGRALAAVPGDIPVVAVGGGESAPVPVISVDQYDGARRATEHLLALGHRTVWHVAGPEDWLEARDRERGWRETLERRGLRVPAVVRGDWSPRSGYEAGRSLVGKRGLKAVFSANDQMALGVLRAFTEAGIRVPEDVHVAGFDDVPEAAYFNPPLTTVRQDFIEVGRKTFGLLEDRMAGGDVRTRHLVPAELIVRESTGPR; encoded by the coding sequence GTGGTGGACCGGGCGAAGCCGGGGGAGCAGGCCAGGACGGCGGCACCGGGACCGCGGCAGCCCAGCCTCGCCGACGTCGCCGGCATGGCCGGGGTGTCGCACATGACCGTTTCGCGCGTGGTGAACGAGAGCGGGCCGGTGCGCCCGGAGACCCGGGAGCGGGTCCTCGCCGCCGTGCACAAGCTCGGGTACCGGCCCAACACCGCCGCGCGGACGCTGGTGACCGGCCGGTCGGGCACCCTCGGCGTGGTGGCGCTGGAGTCGAACCTCTACGGGCCGGCGAGCACGCTGTACGGCATCGAGAACGCGGCGCGCGAAGCCGGCTACGGCGTCGCGATCTGCAGCGTCACGCGGCCCGGCCGGACCTCGATCGGCGACGCGGTGGAGAGCCTGCGGCGCCAGGCGGTCGAGGGGATCGTCGTCATCGCGCCGCACGTCACGGCCGGCCGCGCGCTGGCCGCGGTGCCCGGCGACATCCCGGTGGTGGCCGTCGGCGGTGGCGAGTCGGCGCCGGTGCCGGTGATCTCGGTCGACCAGTACGACGGCGCCCGCCGCGCCACCGAGCACCTCTTGGCGCTGGGGCACCGGACGGTCTGGCACGTCGCCGGGCCGGAGGACTGGCTGGAGGCCCGCGACCGTGAACGCGGCTGGCGCGAGACCCTGGAGCGGCGTGGCTTGCGGGTGCCGGCGGTCGTGCGCGGCGACTGGAGCCCGCGGTCGGGCTACGAGGCGGGCCGGTCACTGGTCGGCAAGCGCGGGCTGAAGGCGGTGTTCTCGGCCAACGACCAGATGGCGCTGGGCGTGCTGCGCGCGTTCACCGAGGCGGGGATCCGGGTGCCGGAGGACGTCCACGTCGCCGGCTTCGACGACGTCCCGGAGGCGGCGTACTTCAACCCGCCGCTGACGACGGTCCGCCAGGACTTCATCGAGGTCGGCCGGAAGACCTTCGGTCTCCTCGAGGACCGAATGGCGGGCGGCGACGTGCGGACGCGGCACCTCGTGCCGGCCGAGCTGATCGTGCGGGAGAGCACCGGCCCGCGCTGA